One segment of Massilia sp. Se16.2.3 DNA contains the following:
- a CDS encoding PEP-CTERM sorting domain-containing protein, whose translation MSFTKLLAAIAFAGLAAQPAAAVQFTVNDYTTDSITFTLDGEMPTDASAYPSLNERQFNILYTGTLFSGGVNSFGGNVVSASPFSGASNPGGNTGNFGSSTSYTWLQFDNNLNGLQGSGSAVTVRWGRDLLNTLGTGTIALYWGNVFPGTDPALGVNMFLDSVNVVNGQIDGAVDVPEPASLALFGASMAALAIARRRKQTRV comes from the coding sequence ATGTCTTTTACTAAACTTCTGGCAGCGATCGCCTTTGCCGGCCTCGCCGCCCAGCCAGCAGCGGCCGTGCAATTCACGGTCAACGACTACACCACCGATTCGATCACCTTTACCCTCGACGGCGAGATGCCGACCGACGCCAGCGCGTATCCGTCGCTGAACGAGCGACAGTTCAACATCCTGTACACCGGCACCCTCTTCAGCGGTGGCGTCAACAGCTTCGGTGGCAATGTCGTCAGCGCTAGCCCGTTCAGCGGCGCCTCCAACCCGGGTGGCAATACGGGCAACTTCGGCTCGTCGACGAGTTACACCTGGCTGCAATTCGACAACAACCTGAACGGCCTGCAGGGCAGCGGCAGCGCGGTCACCGTGCGCTGGGGCCGCGATCTCCTCAATACCCTCGGTACCGGCACCATCGCCCTGTACTGGGGCAATGTCTTCCCGGGCACGGATCCAGCACTCGGCGTGAACATGTTCCTCGACTCCGTGAACGTCGTGAATGGGCAGATCGACGGCGCTGTCGACGTACCCGAGCCAGCCTCGCTGGCGCTGTTCGGCGCCAGCATGGCCGCACTGGCCATCGCACGTCGCCGCAAGCAAACGCGCGTTTGA
- a CDS encoding carbonic anhydrase family protein, which produces MRNLIALFASSFVMLHASANEAPAHAKPAPETARKEAARPAGEKEGGKPAAIAQPSKTPEKPGEKAADKHGAKSLIQKPLIDKSALEKPGKASAASADAVASTVSAQSEDEAQIDLSVKIAERLAEMRARQAARAASAAKAKRVRDAKRKQETAIAAAPKVSNHWDYDGEFGPENWGKINPAWAQCGKGNRQSPIDIRDGMKVDLEEIDFDYRPSTFSEIDNGHTVQVNVAGGNAILIGNERYELVQFHFHRPSEERINGKGTEMVIHLVHRGLGGKLAVVAVLLERGKGNEVIQAVWSHIPLEKGQLASPGVEIDPLEMLPERREYYTYMGSMTTPPCTENVLWLVMKQPMTASPAQMALFSRLYPLNARPLQGSEGRMVKESN; this is translated from the coding sequence ATGCGCAACCTGATCGCCCTGTTCGCCAGCAGTTTCGTGATGCTTCATGCCAGCGCCAATGAAGCGCCTGCCCACGCCAAGCCGGCGCCTGAAACCGCCAGGAAAGAGGCTGCCAGGCCGGCCGGCGAGAAGGAGGGCGGCAAGCCCGCCGCCATCGCCCAGCCGTCGAAGACGCCCGAGAAGCCGGGCGAGAAGGCTGCGGACAAGCACGGCGCCAAGTCCCTCATCCAGAAGCCGCTCATTGACAAGAGCGCGCTGGAAAAGCCGGGTAAGGCGAGCGCCGCCTCGGCCGACGCGGTCGCCTCGACCGTGTCCGCCCAAAGCGAAGATGAAGCGCAAATCGACTTGTCGGTAAAAATCGCCGAGCGCCTGGCCGAGATGCGTGCCAGGCAGGCGGCACGCGCAGCCTCCGCGGCCAAGGCCAAGCGCGTGCGCGATGCCAAGCGCAAGCAGGAGACGGCCATCGCGGCCGCACCGAAGGTCAGCAACCACTGGGACTACGATGGCGAGTTCGGTCCCGAGAACTGGGGCAAGATCAACCCGGCCTGGGCCCAGTGCGGCAAGGGCAACCGCCAGTCGCCGATCGACATCCGCGACGGCATGAAGGTCGACCTCGAGGAGATCGATTTCGACTACCGCCCGTCGACCTTCAGCGAGATCGACAACGGACATACGGTGCAGGTGAACGTCGCTGGCGGCAATGCCATCCTCATCGGCAACGAGCGCTACGAGCTGGTGCAGTTCCACTTCCACCGTCCATCGGAAGAACGCATCAATGGCAAGGGCACCGAGATGGTGATCCACCTGGTGCACCGCGGGCTTGGGGGCAAGCTGGCGGTGGTAGCCGTGCTGCTCGAGCGCGGCAAGGGCAACGAAGTGATCCAGGCCGTCTGGAGCCACATCCCGCTGGAAAAAGGCCAGCTCGCCTCGCCGGGCGTCGAGATCGATCCGCTCGAGATGTTGCCCGAGCGCCGCGAATACTACACCTACATGGGATCGATGACGACGCCGCCCTGTACCGAGAACGTGCTGTGGCTGGTCATGAAGCAGCCGATGACGGCGTCGCCGGCGCAAATGGCCCTGTTCTCGCGCCTGTATCCGCTCAATGCGCGGCCCCTGCAGGGCAGCGAAGGGCGGATGGTCAAGGAATCGAACTGA
- a CDS encoding VTT domain-containing protein translates to MDLMQFFDMILHVDKTLGELLRQYGVYVYIVLFAIVFCETGLVVLFFFPGDTLLFIAGAFCATGQMSYPLLMALLIIAAVTGNTLNYYIGEAIGQRMFTHNYRWINKDALRRTHDFFEKHGGKTIILARFVPVVRTFAPFVAGVSDMTHWRFQLYNVTGAVLWVASLVTAGYFFGNIPVVRDHLTEIVLVGVSAAIVPLAIGGLYKFGRRMWSR, encoded by the coding sequence ATGGATCTGATGCAATTTTTCGACATGATTCTCCATGTCGATAAGACCTTGGGCGAGTTGCTGCGTCAATACGGGGTTTATGTCTACATCGTCCTGTTCGCAATCGTGTTTTGCGAAACCGGTCTGGTGGTCCTGTTTTTCTTCCCGGGCGATACCTTGCTCTTCATTGCCGGCGCCTTCTGCGCCACCGGCCAGATGAGTTACCCGCTGCTGATGGCGCTGCTCATCATCGCCGCCGTGACAGGCAACACCCTGAACTATTACATCGGCGAGGCCATCGGCCAGCGCATGTTCACTCACAATTACCGGTGGATCAACAAGGACGCGCTGCGCCGCACCCACGACTTTTTCGAAAAGCATGGCGGCAAGACCATCATCCTGGCGCGTTTCGTGCCGGTGGTGCGTACTTTCGCCCCCTTTGTTGCCGGCGTGTCGGACATGACCCATTGGCGCTTCCAGCTGTATAACGTCACCGGCGCGGTGCTGTGGGTGGCCAGCCTGGTTACCGCCGGCTACTTCTTCGGCAACATTCCAGTCGTGCGCGACCACCTGACCGAGATCGTGCTGGTTGGCGTCAGTGCCGCCATCGTGCCGCTCGCCATCGGCGGCCTGTACAAGTTCGGGCGCCGCATGTGGAGCCGATAA
- a CDS encoding peptidylprolyl isomerase, with the protein MRGIDKAVAAGAVLALAAMANTQAAQELPPKPSVGEIVKESKAGDWRPLDLDNTLYMDLPAGRVVIELAPTFAPSHARNIKALAREGYFDGLVILRSQDNFVVQWGDPDEKNPRPMKNARDKLKAEFTAPMKSDTRFTRLKDVDGYAPQVGHSNGFPVGRDPKKKETWLAHCYAMVGVGRDNEADSGSGNALYVVIGQAPRQLDRNITVVGRVVSGMPLLSAVPRGPAPMGFFDKPEMQIPIKSFRVAADLPPEQRSNFEVMRTDSPTYQKVVEAQRNRGGPWTKVAAGHVDLCNAPIPVREQK; encoded by the coding sequence ATGAGGGGGATCGACAAGGCAGTCGCAGCGGGCGCGGTGCTGGCACTGGCGGCAATGGCCAATACCCAGGCTGCGCAGGAATTGCCACCCAAGCCGAGCGTCGGCGAGATCGTCAAGGAGTCGAAAGCGGGCGACTGGCGTCCGCTCGACCTGGACAATACGCTGTACATGGACTTGCCTGCAGGACGTGTCGTGATCGAACTCGCTCCCACCTTCGCCCCCAGCCACGCGCGCAACATCAAGGCGCTGGCACGCGAAGGCTATTTCGATGGCCTCGTCATCCTGCGCTCGCAAGACAATTTCGTGGTGCAGTGGGGCGACCCGGACGAAAAGAACCCGCGTCCCATGAAGAACGCCAGGGACAAGCTGAAGGCCGAATTCACCGCGCCGATGAAAAGCGACACCCGTTTCACGCGCCTGAAGGACGTCGACGGCTACGCGCCGCAGGTCGGCCACTCGAACGGCTTCCCGGTCGGGCGCGACCCGAAGAAGAAGGAAACCTGGCTGGCGCACTGCTACGCGATGGTCGGCGTGGGACGCGACAACGAGGCCGACAGCGGCAGCGGCAACGCCCTCTACGTGGTCATCGGCCAGGCGCCGCGCCAGCTCGACCGCAACATCACCGTGGTCGGCCGCGTGGTCTCGGGCATGCCGCTGCTCTCGGCCGTGCCGCGCGGACCGGCGCCGATGGGCTTTTTCGACAAGCCCGAGATGCAGATCCCGATCAAGTCCTTCCGCGTCGCCGCCGACCTGCCGCCTGAGCAGCGCAGCAACTTCGAGGTGATGCGCACCGACAGCCCGACTTACCAGAAGGTCGTGGAAGCCCAGCGCAACCGCGGCGGCCCCTGGACCAAGGTCGCGGCCGGCCATGTGGACCTGTGCAATGCGCCGATTCCGGTGCGCGAGCAGAAGTAA